CCGAATTGGAAAGTTCATTTGAACGGGTAGATCGTACCACCTTATACCGCACCTTAAAAACGTTTGAAAAAAACAAACTTATTCATAGCATTGATGATGGAACCGGAGTTCCTAAATACGCACTTTGTCTGGAAGGATGTGAATGTAATCCCGAAGACCTTCACGTTCACTTTCATTGTACCCACTGTAAAGAAACTTTTTGTGTTACGCAAACAAGTGTGCCAATGGTGCAACTACCTGTTAATTTTGAGCTTGCGGAAATCAATATGGTCATAAAGGGTATTTGCGGAAATTGCAAACAGTAACTTTGCAATACCATTGCATTTCCTTTTTCCTTAAATTTGTGGTCAAATGAAATTCTTCGCAGTCATATTAGCCACTTTTATTTTGGTTCTATCTATAGTACCATTTGAGGGTGCTTGCTGTGATACACAATGCGAAGAAGTTTATTCTGGACTGGATACTAAATCTGACCAAGAGAACAATGGAGGTCAACAAAATGAAACATGTCCTCCTCTATGTGGCTGCCAATGTAGCCACATTCACGTAATCTCTGTTGTTTATAATAAAGTTGATCGTCAATTAGCTCCGGTTAATGACAATAAGCTACTAAGAGCTTATAACGATGGCATTTCTTTCGATTTAATTCATGCCATTTGGCATCCGCCAAAAATTTCCTAATAGTTATCAAATTGTTGTATTGATTAAACACATGAGAAGCAAATAAACTTTGTTTGCTAAGTGTGATGGTACACACATCTAACATCCGATAACAACTTCCCGCAGTATTATTTTTAATGTCTTACAGCTATTCCTGTAAAAATCACCTCCAAATAAATGGGGAAATGGAAGAAAAAGATACCCTTGTGGCAAAATATTATAAGAATTGTAGTCATCGTGCTATTCAGCACCCTTTTGATACTCGCTATTATTGGTCGGCTTTGGCATTACTACACAAAACACTTAAATCAATAGTTCATGATAGATAAACTCATAGCGTTCTCAATAAAGAACAAATTAATAGTCGGGCTGTTTGTAGTGGCACTTATTATTTGGGGTGGTTACTCCGTAAATAAGCTCCCGATAGATGCTGTACCTGACATCACAAACAACCAGGTACAAGTGCTCACACTTGCACCCACACTTGCAGCACAAGAGGTAGAGCAGTTTATTACCTACCCCATTGAAATTGCATTGGCCAATGTGCCAGGAGTAATTGAAAAGCGTTCAATCTCACGATTTGGGATTTCGGTAGTAACGATTGTTTTTAAAGATAATATGGACACCTATCTGGCCAGACAACTTGTAACGGAACGATTGAAAGAAGCTGAACAAGATATTCCCAAAGGTTTGGGATCTCCTGAACTGGCTCCTATCACAACTGGCTTGGGTGAAATATACCATTATGTTTTACATACAGACCCAGGCTATGATACCGTCTATTCTGCAATGGAGCTGCGAACCATCCAAG
The DNA window shown above is from Bacteroidia bacterium and carries:
- a CDS encoding DUF6660 family protein, whose product is MKFFAVILATFILVLSIVPFEGACCDTQCEEVYSGLDTKSDQENNGGQQNETCPPLCGCQCSHIHVISVVYNKVDRQLAPVNDNKLLRAYNDGISFDLIHAIWHPPKIS
- a CDS encoding transcriptional repressor codes for the protein MNEKLEQKLLSKKIKPTTMRLLVLQQLMQRSSAIGLTELESSFERVDRTTLYRTLKTFEKNKLIHSIDDGTGVPKYALCLEGCECNPEDLHVHFHCTHCKETFCVTQTSVPMVQLPVNFELAEINMVIKGICGNCKQ